A genome region from Carassius gibelio isolate Cgi1373 ecotype wild population from Czech Republic chromosome A23, carGib1.2-hapl.c, whole genome shotgun sequence includes the following:
- the LOC127944578 gene encoding serine/threonine-protein kinase Sgk1 isoform X3, whose translation MKDKTSPLTSFMKQRKMGLNDFIQKLSTHSYACKHPEVQSILNLTPPQDAELMNSNPSPPPSPSQQINLGPSSNPTAKPLDFDFLKVIGKGSFGKVLLARHRSDEKFYAVKVLQKKAILKKKEEKHIMSERNVLLKNVKHPFLVGLHYSFQTADKLYFVLDYINGGELFYHLQRERCFLEPRARFYAAEIASALGYLHSLNIVYRDLKPENILLDSQGHIILTDFGLCKENIEPNGTTSTFCGTPEYLAPEVLHKQPYDRTVDWWCLGAVLYEMLYGLPPFYSRNTAEMYDNILNKPLQLKPNISNSARHLLEGLLQKDRTKRLGFTDDFTEIKNHMFFSPINWDDLNAKKLTPPFNPNVTGPNDLRHFDPEFTDEPVPNSIGCSPDSALVTASITEAAEAFLGFSYAPAVDSYL comes from the exons ATGAAAGACAAAACTTCACCGCTGACAT CCTTTATGAAACAGAGAAAGATGGGACTGAATGACTTCATCCAGAAGCTTTCCACACACTCTTATGCATGCAAGCA TCCTGAGGTCCAGTCCATCTTGAACTTGACACCTCCACAAGATGCTGAGCTGATGAACAGCAACCCTTCCCCACCG CCAAGTCCTTCTCAGCAGATAAACCTTGGCCCTTCGTCCAATCCCACCGCCAAACCATTAGACTTCGACTTCCTCAAAGTCATCGGAAAAGGCAGTTTCGGAAAGGTTCTTCTGGCCCGCCACCGGAGTGATGAGAAGTTCTATGCAGTCAAGGTGCTGCAAAAGAAAGCCATCCTGAAGAAAAAAGAG GAGAAACACATCATGTCTGAGCGCAACGTGTTACTGAAGAATGTCAAGCATCCTTTCTTGGTGGGCCTGCATTACTCCTTCCAGACTGCTGATAAACTCTACTTTGTACTGGACTACATCAATGGTGGAGAG CTGTTCTATCATTTGCAGCGAGAGCGATGCTTTCTGGAGCCACGTGCGCGGTTCTATGCAGCCGAGATCGCGAGCGCCTTGGGGTACCTGCATTCGCTAAACATTGTGTACCGAGACTTGAAGCCCGAGAACATTCTTTTGGATTCTCAAGGACACATCATCCTGACCGACTTCGGCCTGTGCAAAGAAAACATAGAACCCAATGGAACGACATCCACGTTCTGTGGAACACCAGAG TATTTGGCACCTGAGGTGTTACACAAACAGCCGTATGACCGGACGGTGGACTGGTGGTGTTTGGGTGCAGTGCTGTATGAAATGTTATATGGCCTG CCTCCGTTCTACAGCCGTAACACAGCGGAAATGTACGATAACATTCTGAACAAGCCACTGCAGCTCAAACCCAACATATCAAACTCTGCCAGACACCTGCTGGAGGGCCTGCTGCAGAAAGACAGAACCAAGAGACTGGGCTTCACTGATGACTTT ACTGAGATCAAGAACCACATGTTCTTCTCTCCTATAAACTGGGATGATCTTAATGCCAAAAAGCTCACGCCCCCCTTCAACCCCAACGTG ACGGGGCCTAATGACTTGCGGCACTTCGACCCAGAGTTCACAGATGAGCCGGTGCCGAATTCAATCGGCTGCTCCCCGGACAGCGCTTTAGTCACAGCCAGCATCACTGAGGCGGCCGAGGCTTTCCTAGGCTTCTCTTACGCCCCTGCCGTGGATTCCTACCTGTAG
- the LOC127944578 gene encoding serine/threonine-protein kinase Sgk1 isoform X2, with protein MTIQTETGVPAPDLTYSKTRGLVANLSAFMKQRKMGLNDFIQKLSTHSYACKHPEVQSILNLTPPQDAELMNSNPSPPPSPSQQINLGPSSNPTAKPLDFDFLKVIGKGSFGKVLLARHRSDEKFYAVKVLQKKAILKKKEEKHIMSERNVLLKNVKHPFLVGLHYSFQTADKLYFVLDYINGGELFYHLQRERCFLEPRARFYAAEIASALGYLHSLNIVYRDLKPENILLDSQGHIILTDFGLCKENIEPNGTTSTFCGTPEYLAPEVLHKQPYDRTVDWWCLGAVLYEMLYGLPPFYSRNTAEMYDNILNKPLQLKPNISNSARHLLEGLLQKDRTKRLGFTDDFTEIKNHMFFSPINWDDLNAKKLTPPFNPNVTGPNDLRHFDPEFTDEPVPNSIGCSPDSALVTASITEAAEAFLGFSYAPAVDSYL; from the exons ATGACAATCCAAACGGAGACGGGCGTCCCAGCTCCAGACTTGACCTACTCTAAAACAAGAGGACTAGTAGCTAATCTCAGTG CCTTTATGAAACAGAGAAAGATGGGACTGAATGACTTCATCCAGAAGCTTTCCACACACTCTTATGCATGCAAGCA TCCTGAGGTCCAGTCCATCTTGAACTTGACACCTCCACAAGATGCTGAGCTGATGAACAGCAACCCTTCCCCACCG CCAAGTCCTTCTCAGCAGATAAACCTTGGCCCTTCGTCCAATCCCACCGCCAAACCATTAGACTTCGACTTCCTCAAAGTCATCGGAAAAGGCAGTTTCGGAAAGGTTCTTCTGGCCCGCCACCGGAGTGATGAGAAGTTCTATGCAGTCAAGGTGCTGCAAAAGAAAGCCATCCTGAAGAAAAAAGAG GAGAAACACATCATGTCTGAGCGCAACGTGTTACTGAAGAATGTCAAGCATCCTTTCTTGGTGGGCCTGCATTACTCCTTCCAGACTGCTGATAAACTCTACTTTGTACTGGACTACATCAATGGTGGAGAG CTGTTCTATCATTTGCAGCGAGAGCGATGCTTTCTGGAGCCACGTGCGCGGTTCTATGCAGCCGAGATCGCGAGCGCCTTGGGGTACCTGCATTCGCTAAACATTGTGTACCGAGACTTGAAGCCCGAGAACATTCTTTTGGATTCTCAAGGACACATCATCCTGACCGACTTCGGCCTGTGCAAAGAAAACATAGAACCCAATGGAACGACATCCACGTTCTGTGGAACACCAGAG TATTTGGCACCTGAGGTGTTACACAAACAGCCGTATGACCGGACGGTGGACTGGTGGTGTTTGGGTGCAGTGCTGTATGAAATGTTATATGGCCTG CCTCCGTTCTACAGCCGTAACACAGCGGAAATGTACGATAACATTCTGAACAAGCCACTGCAGCTCAAACCCAACATATCAAACTCTGCCAGACACCTGCTGGAGGGCCTGCTGCAGAAAGACAGAACCAAGAGACTGGGCTTCACTGATGACTTT ACTGAGATCAAGAACCACATGTTCTTCTCTCCTATAAACTGGGATGATCTTAATGCCAAAAAGCTCACGCCCCCCTTCAACCCCAACGTG ACGGGGCCTAATGACTTGCGGCACTTCGACCCAGAGTTCACAGATGAGCCGGTGCCGAATTCAATCGGCTGCTCCCCGGACAGCGCTTTAGTCACAGCCAGCATCACTGAGGCGGCCGAGGCTTTCCTAGGCTTCTCTTACGCCCCTGCCGTGGATTCCTACCTGTAG
- the LOC127945006 gene encoding LOW QUALITY PROTEIN: solute carrier family 2, facilitated glucose transporter member 12-like (The sequence of the model RefSeq protein was modified relative to this genomic sequence to represent the inferred CDS: deleted 1 base in 1 codon): protein MEASEETIRMTPVPQSKTCLQNQDTHIYQEKKTSAQTGNGAALVLCSVSVACLSGLMMGYEMSLISGALLQLREILILSCPQQEQVVGSLLFGAFLLSLGGGTILDRYGRRFSIILTALLCVLGTLLSVCVVSFWVLVVGRILVGMAVALSGTASCLYAAEVAPATWRGRCVCVYELMVVLGMLLGFGMSWAFAGVPDGWRFTFGGVLLPALLQAGIMPLLPQSPRFLLAQQRDKEAHATLLRLRAGIRGVDAVEDEIQAIRMTLGAEHLHGFLDLFCSRDNMLQRLLVGAALVFLQQATGQPNILAYASTVLSGVGFHGNEAATLASTGFGVVKVAGTIPAVFLVDKVGPKVLLCVGAVVMMLSTATLGAITLQSHTHVSSLCRGPVNKANLTVFGTGEETDFQTNSPLGLYQPSYSELQNKHKTNVFLFNDTKDHWILNYTNDYRTTFMELAKGSEKDSSKIALRSLHVNEVSPSLKWISLVSLLVYVAGFSISLGPMVHVVLSAIFPTGIRGKAVSVISAFNWATNLLISMTFLTLTERIGLPTVIFSYAAMSFVLVVFVIVFVPETKGRSLEQISKELAMKNHLSSRLLTHRRKHEATAQPSQEEKALTTV, encoded by the exons ATGGAAGCATCTGAAGAGACCATAAGAATGACTCCCGTTCCTCAGAGCAAAACATGTCTACAGAATcaggacacacacatatatcaagag aaaaaaacatctgcacAAACAGGTAA TGGTGCAGCACTGGTGCTATGTTCTGTGTCTGTGGCCTGCTTGAGTGGGTTGATGATGGGCTATGAGATGAGTCTGATATCAGGAGCATTGCTTCAACTCAGGGAAATTTTGATTCTCTCCTGCCCGCAGCAAGAGCAAGTCGTTGGGTCTCTTCTGTTTGGAGCCTTCCTTCTCTCCCTGGGTGGCGGCACCATCCTGGACCGCTACGGACGGCGGTTCTCCATCATCCTCACGGCGCTGCTGTGTGTGTTGGGCACACTTCTTAGCGTGTGTGTGGTGTCATTTTGGGTGCTAGTAGTTGGGCGGATACTTGTCGGCATGGCGGTAGCGCTATCTGGCACAGCATCATGCCTTTATGCGGCAGAAGTAGCACCGGCCACCTGGCGCGggaggtgcgtgtgtgtgtacgagTTGATGGTAGTTTTAGGGATGCTCTTGGGTTTTGGAATGAGCTGGGCATTCGCAGGGGTCCCGGATGGATGGAGGTTTACGTTCGGTGGCGTGCTGCTCCCCGCTTTGCTGCAAGCTGGCATAATGCCGCTTTTGCCACAGAGTCCACGCTTTTTGCTGGCCCAGCAGCGCGACAAAGAGGCTCATGCAACTCTCCTTCGTCTCCGTGCAGGAATCAGAGGAGTAGACGCGGTAGAGGACGAAATTCAGGCGATACGCATGACATTGGGTGCGGAGCACCTGCACGGCTTCCTGGACCTCTTTTGTTCCCGTGACAATATGCTTCAGAGATTGCTTGTTGGTGCTGCACTGGTTTTCTTGCAGCAGGCTACGGGACAGCCCAACATTTTAGCGTATGCATCGACTGTTCTCAGCGGCGTGGGCTTCCATGGGAACGAGGCGGCGACTCTTGCATCCACAGGGTTTGGAGTGGTTAAAGTGGCAGGGACCATTCCTGCAGTCTTTCTAGTGGACAAAGTGGGACCTAAAGTCCTACTATGTGTTGGAGCTGTTGTCATGATGTTGTCAACAGCAACACTGGGGGCCATTACTTTGCAAAGTCACACACATGTTTCAAGCCTATGCAGAGGCCCCGTTAATAAAGCAAACCTAACAGTATTTGGGACGGGAGAAGAGACTGATTTCCAGACAAACAGTCCACTGGGTTTATACCAGCCTTCTTACAGTGAACTTCAAAACAAgcacaaaacaaatgttttcctCTTTAATGACACTAAGGACCATTGGATTTTAAACTATACTAATGATTATAGGACAACATTTATGGAACTGGCTAAGGGTTCTGAGAAAGACAGCTCCAAAATTGCACTTCGGTCTCTTCATGTTAATGAGGTGTCGCCCTCTCTGAAATGGATCTCTCTGGTCAGCTTGCTGGTTTATGTAGCAGGATTTTCCATCAGCTTGGGACCAA TGGTTCATGTGGTTTTGAGTGCAATCTTCCCAACTGGCATCCGTGGAAAGGCTGTGTCCGTCATCTCTGCCTTTAACTGGGCCACAAATCTGCTCATATCGATGACCTTCCTTACTCTGACag AGAGGATCGGCCTGCCCACCGTGATCTTCTCCTATGCTGCTATGAGCTTCGTGTTGGTGGTGTTTGTGATTGTATTTGTGCCAGAAACTAAAGGCCGATCGCTGGAACAGATCTCTAAGGAGCTTGCCATGAA AAATCACCTGAGCAGCAGACTGCTGACTCATAGAAGAAAACATGAAGCCACAGCACAACCCTCACAGGAGGAAAAAGCCCTCACAACTGTTTGA
- the LOC127944968 gene encoding TATA box-binding protein-like 1, protein MEPSNDVALDIIVSNVVSVFRTRCHLNLRTIGLEGSNVIYKPEEGKVLMKLRKPRITASIWSSGKIICTGATSEEEAKLGARRLARCLQKIGFKVRFSDFKVVNVLAVCSLPFQIRLIEFTKNNRPIASYEPELHPAASYRIKNLRSTVQVFSTGSITVTGPNVQSVASAVEQIYPLLFECQKTRS, encoded by the exons ATGGAACCCAGTAATGATGTGGCGCTTGATATCATTGTTTCCAATGTCGTATCTGTCTTCAGAACCAGGTGCCATCTAAACCTGCGTACCATTGGACTAGAGGGGTCTAATGTCATCTACAAGCCTGAAGAGGGA AAAGTCCTGATGAAGCTGCGGAAACCGCGTATCACTGCCTCTATATGGTCATCAGGGAAAATTATTTGCACCGGAGCAACAAG tgaGGAGGAAGCCAAACTAGGTGCACGACGGTTGGCCCGCTGCCTGCAGAAGATTGGGTTCAAG GTGAGGTTCTCGGACTTTAAGGTTGTCAATGTGTTGGCAGTGTGCTCCTTGCCTTTTCAAATTCGCCTCATTGAGTTCACTAAGAATAACCGCCCTATTGCCAG cTATGAACCCGAGCTCCATCCTGCTGCATCATACAGGATTAAAAACCTCAGGAGTACAGTGCAGGTGTTTTCCACAGGCAGTATCACTGTTACAG GACCAAATGTGCAAAGTGTGGCGTCTGCAGTGGAGCAGATTTATCCTCTGCTGTTTGAGTGTCAGAAAACACGATcataa